In one Leishmania braziliensis MHOM/BR/75/M2904 complete genome, chromosome 32 genomic region, the following are encoded:
- a CDS encoding cleavage and polyadenylation specificity factor-like protein, whose product MLHTAVAPSLPASVVTHTVSGYFLPDSLAAQKEKEVVVIRQNHLTLYRVKETPHSYVAAGLSSVEQLGQVAEVSLHAPPLAAATCRPFRAASDIVVLLFDDFHVSFLQYSPVTLQFNTVALVQLDDRQLSLDRCPLSAMLRVDETGTYVAVLAKRSDLFFFPVMEMMDQQAMAQAQAQAANAAAHTEPKPAAFAGSEETAVTTPPGTTAAAAQKPTVALNAWGDEDDEDNDKAPHPRTPLEAPNKEQSAPSKPMTSDESNVAPGTASSEKVRQAGGTSLLLRIGSVTHWCLQEVKGALRNIRDVQFVASAGEPLLAFLFEKQPTWAGRVKLLEWRSKTVESHMLTCSIEWMKVTLANTAAPHMLSLSEVDGLPYDATSMTPLPAFQDVPSAVLCVSRNMMVHVSTKSGYGVYVNAMGEEQARSLKSSAVSCEALQWRNASQATSTDLVKVNLNFANATSVLLSQPTTPGKALAVSTAAASASVGNHSQHLLVITEEEGTVVEVHLQSHGYSVGSISAEIVMTGCFCSSYAAIDATRYFLGALNGDSRLIAHTPRDPCKVLQKFVGLGPVRDVDIVDTTSTAAPLGGEDDLHDSSVETSPYADLFRTVELEAEPTMTPSQRKAVMDIALCSGSGSAGSLSILRRSIRSRVVRQEELNAISVFFLEPANPDARKRQRDVVDEGERGDAPSASLVGAGAVLHSHLLISGTNFSILFAVRSDSVQQVRGAALSVAARTVYAVHVDWMPGLLQVTETELRLLSGDGKRRLASTEFRTLPAIQQASSQGAAANLAVSALLVAEMRCVLVRFTDGQLLSFGLEDAKAMSTAALLLEKVTAVAWWKSAAQDPRQRQHTLVVVQSMDLIFYTLQSPQAVQRASSFPNFALIPPFATEGVETPVVKLRERLNAEPLPTVTHLSVFDQHENAAVSAAPTEATLVMILSTGELVTYRVVPADASAPRRCVKLVYHILDVAPEVDVVESIEVRKKRLQEERAHLASVTQQMRRCSERLVPFCALQGRHKGIYVCGQTPVFLVYHYATNQLVCTRHHATSAVRGFAPFHSRHVHGGFVYCGEGFVHFATMQPFGELLGSSGWWLERVRLGCTPHQVIYSPAAHGCFVVVSRPQPFSPKRAPFDVQLRMVEDEEGNRVPHVVEPVSLPPLSATSGSPVPTNGRYEVQLFSTLDWQRVDCLALDVNEKVLSATLMQVSRDTTMDVAYRSATAPVCALATAYPLGEDVTTRGRVLLLATSQQGGQGMQKLRILHEEPMKGPVTAITRIDEDCIAVAVGGTVRVYRYDASKGVMETTAILYAGAYVTCLQALRDYLVIGDLFHSVLFARYSEEIHTITILGRDTNAISVVSSDMLYHDTRFGLLVADDARNLMCMSYKPRLLEEPGKPPKVLESLLSVTGEYRLAGGVLLKMMRLRASAARSSSVAIYVTNMGEIGYLVPLGDQTSRTGQWVVRRLQSEVAHAGGLPPRMFLGFPQDDPLRSLKGDEWMLHFPLLEQLYRQDLRTRKLIASAAQTQLERVMNVGATVSAELGHI is encoded by the coding sequence ATGCTTCACACCGCCGTGGCGCCGTCGTTGCCGGCCTCAGTGGTGACACATACCGTCTCTGGCTATTTTCTTCCAGACTCGTTGGCGGcgcagaaggagaaggaggtggtAGTCATTCGGCAGAATCACCTCACACTGTATCGTGTGAAGGAGACGCCTCACTCGTACGTCGCTGCAGGGCTCTCTTCAGTGGAGCAGCTTGggcaggtggcggaggtcTCACTAcacgcaccgccgctggcagCCGCAACATGCCGCCCGTTTCGGGCCGCCTCCGACATCGTAGTCCTTCTCTTTGATGACTTTCATGTTTCCTTCCTGCAGTACAGCCCGGTTACACTGCAGTTCAACACGGTGGCCCTTGTCCAGTTGGATGACCGCCAGCTGAGCCTCGACCGATGCCCGCTCAGCGCGATGCTGCGGGTGGACGAGACGGGCACCTACGTTGCCGTGCTGGCCAAGCGGAGcgacctcttcttcttccctgtGATGGAAATGATGGACCAGCAGGCAatggcacaggcacaggcacaggcggcGAATGCCGCCGCACATACAGAGCCCAAGCCCGCTGCCTTCGCGGGGAGCGAGGAGACGGCTGTGACAACACCCCCTGGTAcgacggcggccgccgctcaAAAGCCCACCGTGGCGCTCAATGCGTGGGGAGATGAGGACGATGAAGACAACGACAAAGCACCGCACCCGCGCACGCCTCTGGAGGCGCCGAATAAAGAGCAGTCAGCTCCTTCGAAACCGATGACAAGTGATGAGAGCAACGTGGCGCCTGGAACAGCATCGTCGGAGAAAGTACGACAGGCTGGGGgcacctcgctgctgctgcgcatcggcAGCGTGACGCACTGGTGCCTGCAAGAGGTAAagggtgcgctgcgcaacATCCGCGATGTTCAGTTCGTCGCGTCAGCCGGTGAGCCTCTGCTGGCGTTTCTGTTTGAGAAGCAGCCGACGTGGGCGGGCCGAGTGAAGCTGCTGGAGTGGCGCAGCAAGACAGTTGAGTCGCACATGCTAACATGCTCTATCGAGTGGATGAAAGTAACACTGGCGaacaccgcggcgccgcatATGCTCTCTCTCAGCGAGGTGGATGGGCTGCCGTACGATGCGACGAGCATGACCCCGCTTCCAGCTTTCCAGGATGTGCCGTCTGCCGTGTTGTGCGTGAGTCGCAACATGATGGTGCACGTGAGCACAAAAAGCGGCTACGGCGTGTACGTGAACGCTATGGGTGAAGAGCAGGCGCGCAGTTTGAAATCCTCAGCCGTGAGTTGTgaggcgctgcagtggcgtAACGCCTCACAGGCAACGTCTACGGACCTCGTGAAGGTGAACCTCAACTTCGCGAACGCCACGTCCGTGCTTCTCTCGCAGCCGACGACGCCGGGGAAAGCGCTGGCGGTatcgactgctgctgcatctgcATCTGTAGGCAATCACAGTCAGCACCTGCTTGTTAtaacagaggaggaggggactGTCGTGGAGGTGCACCTACAGAGCCACGGCTACTCCGTTGGGAGCATCAGTGCAGAAATCGTCATGACTGgctgcttctgctcctcGTACGCTGCCATCGACGCCACACGGTACTTTCTCGGTGCCTTGAACGGCGACTCTCGTTTGATTGCCCACACCCCACGCGACCCGTGTAAGGTGCTCCAGAAATTTGTCGGTCTCGGGCCCGTGCGGGACGTCGACATTGTGGAtaccaccagcaccgccgcccccctggggggagaggatgaTCTACACGATTCGTCTGTCGAGACCTCCCCGTACGCAGACCTGTTTCGCACCGTGGAGCTCGAGGCAGAGCCGACCATGACACCGTCGCAGCGAAAGGCGGTAATGGATATTGCTCTGTGTTCCGGTAGTGGCTCGGCAGGAAGTCTCTCAATCTTGCGACGATCGATCCGCAGCCGCGTGGTGCGGCAGGAAGAGCTGAACGCCATCTCCGTTTTCTTTTTGGAACCCGCCAACCCCGATGCCCGCAAGCGACAGCGAGACGTCGTGGAcgaaggcgagagaggggatgcACCTTCAGCGTCGCTGgtcggtgctggcgctgtgctgcactcGCACCTCCTCATCAGCGGCACGAACTTTTCCATTCTCTTTGCGGTGCGCAGCGACTCGGTACAGCAGGTGCGTGGGGCTGCTCTCAGCGTGGCTGCTCGCACCGTTTACGCTGTGCATGTCGACTGGATGCCAGGCCTGCTGCAAGTGACGGAGACGGAACTGCGACTTCTCTCTGGCGATGGCAAGCGTCGACTGGCCAGTACGGAATTCCGGACGCTGCCGGCAATTCAGCAAGCCAGCAGCCAGGGTGCCGCGGCAAACCTGGCTGTCTCTGCCTTGTTGGTCGCTGAAATGCGCTGCGTCCTTGTCCGCTTCACAGATGGGCAACTGCTGTCCTTTGGCCTGGAGGATGCCAAGGCGATGTCAACGGCGGCTCTTCTCCTCGAGAAGGTAACGGCCGTCGCATGGTGGAAATCGGCAGCGCAAGACCCGCGGCAACGCCAGCACACGCTGGTGGTAGTGCAGAGCATGGACCTCATTTTTTACACGCTGCAGTCACCGCAAGCAGTGCAGCGGGCGTCGAGCTTCCCCAATTTTGCTCTCATTCCACCTTTTGCGACGGAAGGGGTTGAGACGCCAGTGGtgaagctgcgcgagcggcTGAATGcagagccgctgccgacTGTCACGCACCTCTCCGTTTTCGATCAGCACGAGAATGCCGCTGTGTCAGCTGCGCCGACGGAGGCGACTCTCGTGATGATTCTGTCAACCGGGGAGTTAGTGACGTACCGGGTTGTCCCTGCTGATGCCAGCGCACCCAGGAGATGCGTGAAGCTGGTTTATCACATCCTTGATGTGGCCCCGGAGGTAGATGTGGTGGAGTCTATCGAGGTTCGCAAGAAGCGTTTACAGGAAGAGCGAGCACACTTGGCGAGTGTCACGCAACAGATGCGCCGGTGTAGCGAGCGTCTGGTGCCATTTTGTGCCCTCCAGGGCCGGCACAAGGGCATCTACGTTTGCGGTCAGACGCCGGTGTTTCTCGTCTATCATTATGCCACGAATCAGCTTGTCTGTACCCGGCATCACGCGACAAGCGCAGTGCGCGGCTTCGCGCCGTTCCACTCGCGGCATGTGCACGGCGGTTTTGTCTACTGCGGCGAGGGTTTTGTGCATTTCGCCACCATGCAGCCCTTCGGCGAGCTGcttggcagcagcgggtggTGGCTGGAGCGGGTGCGCTTGGGGTGCACTCCCCACCAGGTCATCTACTCCCCTGCAGCGCATGGGTGCTTTGTCGTGGTGTCTCGACCGCAACCGTTTTCCCCGAAGAGGGCCCCTTTCGATGTGCAGCTGCGGATGgtcgaggacgaggagggcaaTCGTGTGCCGCATGTGGTAGAACcagtgtcgctgccgcccctgTCCGCCACTTCCGGCTCACCTGTACCAACGAACGGGCGCTATGAGGTGCAGCTCTTTTCCACGTTGGACTGGCAGCGCGTGGATTGCCTTGCACTGGATGTGAATGAAAAAGTGCTCTCCGCGACACTGATGCAGGTGTCTCGTGACACCACCATGGACGTGGCATACCGGTCCGCCACGGCGCCGGTGTGCGCACTAGCAACGGCGTACCCGCTTGGCGAAGATGTCACCACCCGCGGGCGCgtcctgctgctggcgacgtCACAGCAGGGTGGTCAAGGGATGCAGAAGCTGCGCATCTTGCACGAGGAGCCAATGAAGGGACCCGTCACTGCCATCACAAGGATAGACGAGGATTGCATCGCGGTTGCCGTGGGCGGCACCGTACGCGTCTATCGCTACGATGCGAGCAAGGGCGTCATGGAGACCACAGCAATCTTGTACGCCGGGGCTTACGTAACGTGTTTGCAAGCACTTCGTGATTACCTCGTCATCGGGGACTTGTTTCACTCCGTCCTCTTCGCCCGCTACAGCGAAGAAATTCACACCATCACGATCCTTGGACGGGACACGAATGCCATTTCGGTCGTTTCGAGTGACATGCTGTATCACGACACGCGCTTCGGCCTCCTTGTTGCCGACGACGCACGCAATCTCATGTGTATGAGCTACAAGCCCCGCCTTCTGGAGGAGCCTGGCAAGCCGCCCAAGGTACTAGAGTCGCTGCTGAGCGTCACGGGCGAGTACCGACTGGCGGGCGGCGTGCTACTGAAGATGATGCGCCTGCGTGCCTCCGCGGCGCggtccagcagcgtcgccatCTACGTTACTAACATGGGTGAGATTGGCTACCTGGTACCGCTTGGGGACCAGACGAGTCGAACTGGGCAGTGGGTAGTGCGTCGCTTGCAGAGCGAGGTGGCCCACGCTGGAggcctgccgccgcgcatGTTTCTCGGCTTTCCACAGGACGACCCGCTGCGCTCCCTCAAGGGCGACGAGTGGATGCTGCACTTCCccctgctggagcagctgtaTCGCCAAGACCTGCGCACGCGCAAACTAATTGCCTCTGCGGCCCAAACGCAGCTCGAGCGTGTCATGAATGTGGGTGCCACCGTCTCGGCGGAGCTTGGGCACATTtga
- a CDS encoding putative RNA guanylyltransferase translates to MARAVRIGAAGSSAAYSAAVAAGTTAPYPVHTRGVVLSNHMGTESPLPRAPPSATASHIVSTLPGTVTPSGSPAPTAALQVHVSSAPQPVSTPKLLSGLPTATAPALRHGPVSRVAALGGWRPPQFGRKAAPTNSDPLIVMVFGCRGSGKTTQAENIAERYHLLHLSSGDMYKEGKQPFAEVERAVKENFGPEAKNRSYNGLVLDRFVATGEMDAYYLQAALNARQLPVPIVFWLQVDPKEGLRRAQSRGDQKAGADHWRYVEQRAQAEIADHVYKKIGVLHIIDCNMLEARRVGDRIYSIIDGLFPKRNRSIRLPLATPIAGYEKFHLLDDYSDFQQLSKEVHAAIGNTSGRTDSAPLSSIGGYIDASSFANRQECKRMSSMYVTLKVDGERFLIVKHSHFGVLGFPFVFTSCYDFNVLFDPLKFPNALEMVGDRQEEASGIEWMLDAEMTNSNIEPNQPQPLLHIIDYVYFGGKQAKRTPFFERYELLREWFRLMVQNSGEAGACAPVMLKQYVPINDLPKLLPCFEDAPFAVDGIVFQGNTIYKFGLDKFLLKWKPLQLCTADFRLMNGEKTEDGVTVFDLFTTENEQEVVFPGAVGVFTEMQMHAYQLRNSVIVELELADVVERAGPNGQSATQWVFHRLRVDKPRPNKTSVVESIVRLKHLTYQELLDHCKVLRFTGPNATSL, encoded by the coding sequence ATGGCACGTGCCGTCCGCATCGGTGCGGcgggaagcagcgcagcgtaTTCTGCCGCAGTCGCAGCCGGCACAACAGCACCGTATCCAGTGCACACCCGAGGCGTGGTACTGTCGAATCATATGGGCACCGAATCGCCGCTACCGCGTGCACCGCCGAGTGCGACAGCAAGCCACATTGTGAGCACCCTTCCAGGCACTGTGACGCCCAGCGGCAGTCCCGCACCAACGGCTGCACTCCAGGTGCACGTgtcgtctgcgccgcagCCTGTGAGTACACCAAAACTTCTGAGCGGACTACCCACCGCGaccgcgccagcgctgcgccATGGCCCAGTCTCTAGAGTAGCAGCGCTCGGCGGGTGGCGACCACCGCAGTTTGGTCGTAAGGCCGCCCCGACAAACAGCGACCCGCTCATCGTCATGGTCTTTGGCTGCCGTGGGTCCGGGAAGACGACGCAGGCGGAGAACATTGCTGAGCGCTATCACCTGCTGCATCTCTCCTCTGGGGATATGTACAAGGAAGGCAAGCAGCCCTTTGCAGAGGTGGAGCGGGCTGTGAAGGAGAACTTTGGCCCTGAGGCAAAGAACCGCTCCTACAACGGCCTCGTGCTCGACCGCTTCGTCGCGACAGGGGAGATGGACGCATACTATTTGCAAGCCGCCCTCAACGCGCGCCAGCTGCCGGTCCCTATTGTCTTCTGGCTGCAAGTGGACCCCAAGGAAGGCTTGCGACGTGCCCAATCCCGCGGCGATCAGAAGGCTGGAGCCGACCACTGGCGCTACGTGGAGCAGCGGGCCCAGGCGGAAATAGCAGATCATGTTTACAAGAAGATTGGTGTTCTGCACATCATTGACTGCAACATGCTCGAAGCACGTCGGGTCGGGGACCGTATTTACAGCATCATTGATGGCCTTTTCCCGAAGCGCAACCGCAGCATTCGTCTCCCACTTGCCACGCCGATCGCTGGCTACGAGAAATTCCATTTGCTAGACGACTACAGCGACTTCCAGCAGCTTTCCAAGGAGGTTCACGCAGCGATTGGCAACACGTCTGGCCGCACCGATAGCGCCCCACTCTCTAGCATTGGGGGCTACATCGACGCCAGCTCGTTTGCAAACCGACAAGAATGCAAGCGTATGTCTTCCATGTACGTTACCTTGAAGGTGGATGGAGAGCGCTTTCTGATTGTCAAACACTCGCACTTCGGCGTACTGGGCTTCCCGTTTGTTTTCACTAGCTGCTACGACTTCAACGTTCTCTTCGATCCGCTGAAGTTCCCGAACGCGCTCGAAATGGTCGGTGACAGGCAGGAAGAGGCGAGCGGGATTGAGTGGATGCTCGACGCGGAGATGACTAACAGCAACATCGAGCCGAACCAGCCCCAGCCGCTGCTACACATCATTGATTACGTCTACTTTGGCGGCAAGCAGGCCAAGCGCACACCATTCTTCGAGCGCTACGAGCTCTTGCGCGAGTGGTTCCGGTTGATGGTGCAGAATAGCGGCGAGGCTGGTGCCTGCGCGCCTGTAATGCTGAAACAGTACGTTCCTATCAATGATCTGCCGAAGCTGCTCCCCTGCTTCGAGGATGCGCCGTTTGCGGTGGATGGTATTGTCTTCCAGGGCAACACCATTTACAAGTTTGGGCTGGATAAGTTCCTCTTGAAGTggaagccgctgcagctgtgcacgGCAGACTTTAGGCTCATGAACGGAGAGAAGACGGAAGACGGCGTCACCGTTTTCGACCTCTTCACGACGGAGAATGAGCAGGAGGTCGTCTTTCCCGGGGCCGTGGGCGTCTTCACAGAGATGCAGATGCACGCCTACCAGCTTCGGAACAGCGTGATCGTTGAGCTTGAGCTGGCCGATGTAGTAGAAAGAGCAGGTCCCAACGGGCAGTCAGCGACGCAGTGGGTGTTCCACCGTCTGCGCGTTGACAAGCCGCGCCCCAATAAGACTTCTGTGGTCGAAAGCATCGTTAGACTGAAGCACCTCACATATCAGGAGCTGCTAGATCACTGTAAGGTGCTTCGCTTCACTGGACCCAACGCCACCTCGTTGTAG